CCTGCAGACTCCAGAGGGATTTAAGATATTTGATTAtcaatatctctgtttttacGTATTCTGCTGGGAGTGATGAGGTCGGAGTCTAGACCTCAAACTCTACCTGTAATCTGCTGCATACCAAAATTGACTAACTGAACTAGCATGCAGTTGGCGATTATGTTACTTTATTATTACCTAAGTGTTAATTGCTTGAAAACACATTGCACTGATAAACTGGTCTGCCTTCCAATAAGTAGCTTCAATATGGTTTATTTTGAGAGCTGAGCATGTGATGGTGTTTcacactttgtgtgtgaggacagtattttgtgtttaaaaatcagtttagtTTTTCAAACTCAGagttttgaaagaaatcatAAAAGAAATTCGATAAATGAAGTCTGACTTTGACTTTTCAGGATACCGCTGCTTCAAGATGGCCATGTTCTTCTCTGGCTTCATGTTCAGCTCAGCAGCCGTACTCCTGTTGTACCATAAGGAGCCTTCGTTGGACGTCCGGTTGGGAACAGAGACAAAAGCAGGGATCGGCCTGGGCGTGGGTGTGCTCTGCGGGCTCATGACCATGCTGGTGTCCACTATGGGACTCCTCCTCAGCGGCCTACAGCTTGGCAGCCTGCTCTCCCTCGCCATCCTGGCGATTATCGGACAGTTTCACAGCCTTACTCCGGTGTGGGTGCCTCTCGGCGCCGTGCTGGCTGCCAGCATTGTCACTGCTGTCTTCACACTTCAGTGGCAGAAACTGTTTACCATCATCTACACATCTGTGTTTGGAGCAGCCACAGTGATGCTGTGTGTGGATTACCTGCTGGGGACATTTATGCTGCCAGATCAGGTGTATGATCTGCTCTGTCAAGTTGCCCCACGTCCACTCTGCTGGTTTAACTGGGCAATCACTGGGATATGGCCAGTTTTGAGTCTGATAGGTGTGCTGGTGCAATGGAGGTTTACTGCCAAAGGTGTATCACACAGCGAAGGTGAGTTTAATTCAATCTGCACCTACTGATGAGTTCaaacttctgttttcatgttaataTGATGGTTAAAGATGGATCTATCATGGTGTATACTCTcgatttcatttatttttttaatgctttccAGCTGAGCAcaataaacagaagaaacatGCCAAGAAACACAGATATACTGAGTCAAGAAGAAGACCGCAGAGGCATCGTTGTCGCAGGCCTCCACCACTGAAACGCTACGCTGGGGACGTCCTGGCACCGGTCAGTGCTtcattttcacaataaatgttttaaatgagaaaCAGCCTCATGTATGATTTGcttgtcttcttcctgtttcccTTTCAGAGTTACCTCCAGAGCCTTCAGGAGCGCCAGATGGGAACAGGCTCGTCCACCACCAGCGTCagcaccatcacacacactctgattgactttgactttgagacGGGCTCCATGGTGCCTCTgactgcttcctctcctctctttacaGTCTGAAATATCAATCACGCTGATAATCAAACATTCCTTTGAAATGTTCACTACTTCCACGAACACTTTAACCATTTGGATTGCTGGTGTGAATCCAGTTTAACTGGCTTTGTCATATAATGgtcaacatgcacacattccTCCAAATGATGACAGCACTTAATAACACGACATACGCAGTCATCAGACTGCCGATCATCAGTTTATCTCACAgagactttgtgttttgtttcacataTTCACCACGTGTCTAGATCATCGTTCATTTGAGGTAAACAATGAATTCATACCGTTATGCAATGAActtaatgaacacaaacatgtggGAAAATGTTGGACAATGAACTAATAAACCTTTATTGGATTTAACAGGAATATAACAGCTTTGTTGATACTGTTTTAGGGTTTTTTGTCTCATATGAATGTTCATTAAAGCCAAACATTGTGCAACAGGCGCAAAAGTACAGAAGAGTCATGAGTAACTGACTCAGGAGGAAGAGCAGGTTGTCAACTATGCAGAAGATCGGTGGGTCGATGCCGGCCCTTCCACTGTGTGCCAAATTGTGCCTGAAGACTGTACAACCGGTGTGTGAGTGCGTGAATGTGATTAGTTACTTCTTGATCGCAGCCTTTGCTATAAATATGttattgtgtgaatgtgttggGTAGTGTCTTATCATAATCCCACCATTCTACAGATTGCTAACATTTGCCGTCAcaagctactggtcataccagaccaagtgaGGCTGCAACAGCAACGGtgcaaattaatatttatgaaTTCCACTTTTCATTTGTAAGACAGAGAATGTAATGTTtcatcttcacttcacttttaaTCCATTAATGtccattttatcatttatttggatTTCAGCACAAATCCATTGAAATCTCTCAAATCGGTCAAAGTATGAGGAATGTCTCGATCTCTCTTATTATTTAAGCGCACATATTCTGGACTCAACATAggtttgtttagaaaaaaaataattatttgttgctatgaaataaaacaaaatgtgtagCCACATGACTAGATAGCTCAGGTTGAAGTTGGAGGTCAAAGAAATTCATGcactaattatttattattcatatatttagttattatttgaAAATAACTGCAAAATTAATTTTCATCTGATGTTAAACATACACcctaaaaataagataaaaacacatatttaatacAGTTAATGTAGACTAAATATTACATATGAACAAAATAGTACAATACACATCCACTGATGCTTGTGTGActatgttaaaaacaaaaacacatggagaacagatatttatgtttgattattaatcagctgcagcttcacCTGGCCTGTGCAGAGTTATCTAACGTGCACCATTAATGAATTCATATACCGTCATCTCTTTAACTCCCAGTCTGACTGGTTGTTCTCTGtctcaaatgtcaaaacaagATGACCGATAACAGATATTATcaaattcatgtttattcacGATTTAACAGCTGTGAAAacttgaaaatgttcaaatgagaCGGACACAATGTAACAAACCTAATGAggcaggtgtaaataataacattaactgagctgcttcagtttcagggtcctggtacAGTATCATGATTTATTGGGACACATGGATATAAGAGATGATTATTTCAGGAATTTTACAAACTATAGATGTTTTATCATATAACTTATGCAATTTGTCTAACTACTTTATAAATAATATCTtatagacacaaaaaaacatcattgaaatatttattctcATTGATTTAATGCAGAAAATTCCTCACACAAGAGATTCATACAGTCTGTGAACATCTGTTTTCGTCAGGGTCCAAATAAATAACCATCTCACACTGTAATCATGAATCATTGTGCAGGATGAGGCTTGCGTTGAATCCCTGGTGGCCTCTGGTGGTTCAGTCGTCACAATGCATCCAATGTGTGGCGGTACTCAGAGGATAGGCTTTCTCCACAGCCTGGTGGTACTGGTTTATGCGCCAGTACTGGGTGCCTTTAAAGAAGTATATATAACCGTTTGTCCATGTAAGTGCAGCGTCAGTACTGCTGGGTAACCCGTAGAAGAGTTGTGAAACAGGTTTGGGATATGAACTGAAGTCCGTCTGTTTAATTTCATCCCACTGCCAGTATCCAGAGCCCTGAAACAACGAGGAAAGagatatttaacaaaaaaaaaacccagcaacATACGTGTCAGAATATACCCAAACAAAAGCACCTACTTtgaaaaagataatttttttgttcttgttgaaGTACAATGCTGAGTCAACATTCGCAGGGATGTTGTTCAAGCGCCTGGGGAAGCCGTGGTCAAGTCTGAAGCCGGAGTATCTCCACAGTTTGTCTTCTGTGAAAGAAACACGATGAGAACAAGAAAGCAAAGTTAAAATCCTGCCAGCATTGCACATCATACACCCGTGAGAACTTCTTTAAAACTATGAAATGAATCCACCTTTCAGAAAATAGGTCTTGCCAGTCCGCGGAGAGTGAACAGCTGCACTGAGGCTCCCTGGCAGCTCCTTCCACAGTGCAGAGATCAGGAAGGGGGTGTTGTGGCCAGAACTGGACACCGTCCACACGTAGTGACCACTGAAAGCGTACACCTTACGCGAAGGACCTGCAGGAACACAATGCAGGAGGAAACATGGCTGTGCATGTACACATCTCCAAGTTTGGCCTTGTCACTTGCTTTTGTAACCATGAGGGATTGCTCGaaccccagagggttaaacaAAGTATCCTTGAGTCCATCAGTCTCTTTACCCAACATTATCGCATCCATCGAGGCCTTGCAAGGATCTGGAACAGCTCCTCCTGGTACTGATGGATTTGTTTTGGGTGGAGGAGCCTTCTCCGGCTTTCCTAATCAGAGACAACACTGAACATTGTACTTTAAAGATCACACATCTCTAGAAATGTGCTACTCTTCTGGAGTTACCATATATAGCTTGAATCCCTCGTATGTCATCTGGATGTAGCTTGAAGTCAGAGCGGTATCCGTTGTACACAGGTCCCATCAGGGCGCTGTAGTACTGTGAGTGACCCAAGCCGAGAGCGTGGCCAATCTCATGAGTTGCGACAATCCTCAGGTTGGAGCCCTGAGACTTCCCTTCTGTCCACACTTCATCTTCGTCGAAATGCACAATTCCTGACTCAGGGGCATCAGCGTGGGCTAAAACATGACCTGAAGATGAAGGAAGATccacagtttgtttctttcagggATTCAAAACTCAACATCAGTTTTTATTGGTCCTACCTTTCCCATCGAAGGGCACCGGACACGTCCTGTCTTTTTTGTGAAAGGAGATTTTGATGTCTGCTCttccctgctgcagctccttgAACCTTAAAGGTGACACATCACTCCAGTACTTAAACGCATTCTGGATGGCCAAACGGGTCTTTCCCTGACCCAAGTCAGGAGTGTAATTATAGATGCGGTAGGTCAGCATCTTCTTACGCCAGTAACCTGTTCAGAAAAGTTACCTTTTTATGCACATGTATCAAATAATACTGCATAACAACAAGGATATGTAACATGAATGCACCCACCCATGACTCGATATCTGAGAGATTTGTTATCGAAAGAATCTTCTAGACCGCACCGAGGTTTGTTCATCATCGCCAGAGTGGCCGAGTCTAGTTTTCCTGATATTTGCAGATTTGTCACTTTCTGAAAGattctgacaaaacaaaagacaaacgtTACAATATTTGCACTGAGTCAAATGAACAAGCAAACTTTATAAAATGATAAACTGGATGAAATATGATCACCTTAGAGCTTCCGCTATCTCCTCTGATGAATGGTTTTGTCCTTTACTGTCCAGTGGGATGTGCAGATAGCCATACTTCCTTAAATACACCTAAAGAAAGAGAACTTATTGTATTTGGGTCATGTACTTAAATAGAAGTATCAATACCACACCTGAAAAAACACCATTAAAAATGTTACTTAAAAGTAAacctttaatattatttaacaagtaaaagtactaatttTGTAGATCTCCTGTCATTATTagtgaatatttacatttaaacagtACAGAGACGGAGctaataattttatataatgttGAGTAGTTAAGTCTACAGTAATGCAACTGATTCATtgaactgagtgtgtgttttcctgcaggTAGAAGAGTCCAAAGTcattttattgatatcatctTAAAGACACCAAAGCCTCGACGGTGCCCTTGAATTTGTTTTCCAAGATACAGCAACCCTTGTAAATAAGTACTATCACAGGGCTACTGTAACTACCTGAGGAGCATTGacaacaacatcatcaacaacatctCAATAAGCAAAAATCCATTTGAATGAAACAAGCAACATCACAACGATTCGTAAAagttaatgaatgaaaatgtcttcctctttttttgccaaaccaaataatttaattagattttataTTGTCTGTTAAACGCACCATAAACTCTTTAACGTGATTCTTCATAATCACAAGCAATGTTATTaaacccttcaaaataaaagtcagagtTAGAAGCGGTTCTTTGTGGTGATGCCACGTTGGTTCTTCAAAAGAGccatttaataatttaaagtccatccatccattctctgtaACCAagtatcctcatcagggtcacgggggctatcccagctgactttgggcgagaggccctggacaagtcaccagctcataatttaaattcaaatgtttaattcaaaatGCAAAACTAGGTAAATTACTGTCAGAAAAATCAGTAAACAAGTTAGTCAAAGGGTTCAGCATATGAGTTAAAGccattttaataaattaataaacataaaacaaattttatttttgcattcagTTCCCTAAATAACCTTAAATGACCTTAAACCTTTAAAGAAAGGGGTTTTAAGGATTAAtaaggttctccagagaactcaaaGTGTTCCAACACTCACTgtagaagaaagaaacatatttagtttgcaatccaatattaaaacaaaaaaaagacttaaagtTCTGCTTCCAAGAAATACTTGAGAATTGATCAGAGTTTTTGTTTTCGTCAGCATTTCTCACCACGGCTTCTGCAAATTCGTCTCTGCTCAGAACAACTGATGAAACTGTTGTCAGGAAAACAAGAAGCACCATGAACTCCAGCCTGTAAtccattttttccattttttttctagggaaacaaacaaaaatttgatctgacacaaaaaagtttttaactGATAAACAAGTTCTGGATCTTTCTAAGCATcgccgaagaagaagaagactgaagcTCCTCCATCTACATCCATCCTGTGTGCATTAGACCTCCCGGGTCCTGTGTCTGAGCTGAAGCTGGTGCCTTCGGTTTTAGAGATTCAGTTTTTATACCATCAAGTGTCAGTTCAGGACCTGCCTCAAAGCCACATAATAAACCTTTACAAGAAATGTGATGTGTtgatgacaaaaaacacaaaacgtaTTTCAGACACCAACAAGCTCGATCACGCCTCCTTGCACCACAATTCGTCTCGAGTGTTTAAGAATAACTTCCGAGTCGTTTTGTTTACGTCAATGGAGGCAAATAA
The sequence above is drawn from the Larimichthys crocea isolate SSNF chromosome XV, L_crocea_2.0, whole genome shotgun sequence genome and encodes:
- the LOC104919921 gene encoding transmembrane protein 198 yields the protein MAVTSLYVTEEPGAGLAEVDICTPEINIKYEVIPSIVCSVCFSFGLIYCFFGYRCFKMAMFFSGFMFSSAAVLLLYHKEPSLDVRLGTETKAGIGLGVGVLCGLMTMLVSTMGLLLSGLQLGSLLSLAILAIIGQFHSLTPVWVPLGAVLAASIVTAVFTLQWQKLFTIIYTSVFGAATVMLCVDYLLGTFMLPDQVYDLLCQVAPRPLCWFNWAITGIWPVLSLIGVLVQWRFTAKGVSHSEAEHNKQKKHAKKHRYTESRRRPQRHRCRRPPPLKRYAGDVLAPSYLQSLQERQMGTGSSTTSVSTITHTLIDFDFETGSMVPLTASSPLFTV
- the LOC104919943 gene encoding matrix metalloproteinase-19 isoform X2; amino-acid sequence: MEKMDYRLEFMVLLVFLTTVSSVVLSRDEFAEAVVYLRKYGYLHIPLDSKGQNHSSEEIAEALRIFQKVTNLQISGKLDSATLAMMNKPRCGLEDSFDNKSLRYRVMGYWRKKMLTYRIYNYTPDLGQGKTRLAIQNAFKYWSDVSPLRFKELQQGRADIKISFHKKDRTCPVPFDGKGHVLAHADAPESGIVHFDEDEVWTEGKSQGSNLRIVATHEIGHALGLGHSQYYSALMGPVYNGYRSDFKLHPDDIRGIQAIYGKPEKAPPPKTNPSVPGGAVPDPCKASMDAIMLGPSRKVYAFSGHYVWTVSSSGHNTPFLISALWKELPGSLSAAVHSPRTGKTYFLKDKLWRYSGFRLDHGFPRRLNNIPANVDSALYFNKNKKIIFFKGSGYWQWDEIKQTDFSSYPKPVSQLFYGLPSSTDAALTWTNGYIYFFKGTQYWRINQYHQAVEKAYPLSTATHWMHCDD
- the LOC104919943 gene encoding matrix metalloproteinase-19 isoform X1, whose product is MEKMDYRLEFMVLLVFLTTVSSVVLSRDEFAEAVVYLRKYGYLHIPLDSKGQNHSSEEIAEALRIFQKVTNLQISGKLDSATLAMMNKPRCGLEDSFDNKSLRYRVMGYWRKKMLTYRIYNYTPDLGQGKTRLAIQNAFKYWSDVSPLRFKELQQGRADIKISFHKKDRTCPVPFDGKGHVLAHADAPESGIVHFDEDEVWTEGKSQGSNLRIVATHEIGHALGLGHSQYYSALMGPVYNGYRSDFKLHPDDIRGIQAIYGKPEKAPPPKTNPSVPGGAVPDPCKASMDAIMLGPSRKVYAFSGHYVWTVSSSGHNTPFLISALWKELPGSLSAAVHSPRTGKTYFLKEDKLWRYSGFRLDHGFPRRLNNIPANVDSALYFNKNKKIIFFKGSGYWQWDEIKQTDFSSYPKPVSQLFYGLPSSTDAALTWTNGYIYFFKGTQYWRINQYHQAVEKAYPLSTATHWMHCDD